From the genome of Nicotiana sylvestris chromosome 2, ASM39365v2, whole genome shotgun sequence, one region includes:
- the LOC104226639 gene encoding uncharacterized protein: MQRKMQNEEGDSDCVYSDDLKSLNSDCDSENEDCDFPKHNPKTDVLNPKLVLGMIFGNKKEFKEAVIANQATIGKSIEWIKDDREKARAKCRKPECKWKILGSLMQRDTLSFQIKMFESEHTCFGWNYNNESVNASWIARRYVDKIKSNKTWKVSEFRDTVSRELQLHVSMHQARRAKEKAIAMIDGHINDQFSILWDYCNEIVRSNPGTSVFMKLTPNETPNKPMRFQKIYVCFATCKFGFKAGCRKIIGVYGCWLKGTMYGAQLLSAVTLDGNNNIFPIAYETVEKENKETWEWFLTYLMNDLEIE, from the coding sequence ATGCAAAGAAAGATGCAGAATGAGGAAGGTGACTCGGATTGTGTATATTCTGATGATTTAAAGAGTTTGAATAGTGACTGTGATTCTGAAAATGAAGATTGTGACTTCCCCAAACACAACCCAAAAACTGATGTTCTGAATCCCAAATTAGTGTTGGGAATGATATTTggtaacaaaaaagagtttaaggAAGCTGTGATTGCAAATCAAGCCACAATAGGAAAGTCAATCGAGTGGATTAAAGATGACCGAGAAAAAGCTAGGGCTAAATGCAGAAAGCCTGAATGTAAGTGGAAGATATTGGGCTCACTAATGCAAAGGGACACTCTATCTTTCCAAATAAAGATGTTTGAGTCTGAGCATACTTGTTTTGGATGGAATTACAATAATGAAAGTGTCAATGCTAGCTGGATTGCAAGGAGGTATGTtgataaaataaaatcaaataagACTTGGAAAGTATCAGAATTCAGAGATACGGTGAGTAGAGAATTACAACTGCATGTGAGTATGCATCAAGCAAGAAGGGCAAAAGAAAAGGCTATTGCAATGATCGATGGACATATAAATGATCAGTTTAGTATATTATGGGATTATTGCAATGAAATTGTTAGAAGCAATCCTGGGACTTCTGTTTTCATGAAACTAACTCCAAATGAAACTCCTAACAAACCGATGAGATTCCAAAAAATTTATGTTTGCTTTGCAACTTGTAAATTTGGTTTCAAGGCTGGTTGTAGGAAAATTATTGGGGTCTATGGGTGTTGGCTTAAGGGTACTATGTATGGGGCACAATTACTGTCAGCAGTTACTTTGGACGGAAATAACAACATCTTTCCAATAGCTTATGAAACTGTCGAGAAGGAAAACAAGGAAACATGGGAATGGTTCTTAACCTATTTGATGAATGATCTAGAAATTGAATAG